Genomic segment of Sodaliphilus pleomorphus:
CGGTGCCACGCTTCACGGTGAGCGTGACGTCGTAGCTGCCGCTGTGAGCATAGGTGGCCGTCACCGTCTTCAGGGTCGAGGCTGGCGGGGTGGCTCCGTCGAGCGTCCATTGCAGGCTGTCGGGGTCGCCCAGCGAGGTGCTGATAAAGGTGATGCTGTCGCCCTCGAAGATGTGTATAGCCTCGGCCGACTGCTCGTCGAGCACCTTGAGCGCGAAGTTGTCGAGCGCGAGGTCCTCGCCCCCATAGTTGTAGTTGAACTGGAATTTTACCTTCTGTCCCTCAAATTGCTTCAGGTTGTACTCAAAGCGGTTCCACTTGGGGCCGGTGTAATTGTTGTCCTGGGCCCACTTGAAGGCGTCGAGCAGCTGGGTGGTTTCGCCTGTGGCGGTGTTCACCACATTGAACTGCCACGAGCCGTAGACGAGAAACACTGCCGAGAAGCGGGCGTAGAACGACACCTCGCTGTTGGGCTCGACAGTGAACTCGGGCGAGGTGAGCGTGGTGCTGCCGGTGCCGTCGTTGTAGCCCACGGCAATCGAGAGCTTGTCGGTGGGGTCGATGGTCGAGAATTTGTTGTCGGCCAGCTTCCAGCCACTGCCCACGGTCCATTGCTTCAGGCTGTCGGTGTTGTCGAAGTTCTGGGCATAGCGGGTGATATAGGACCTGTCGGTGGCAAAGTCGGCCTTGAGCGCCGTGTTGATGGTGAACTGGTATTTCATCACTGGGCTGTTCACGTTGTAGCCGCGTGTCATCACATAGAGGGTGCAGCTCTTGTCGATGGTGAACTTGGCTTCTTTGCCCTCTACCACCGTGCTCTTGGTGTAGTCGCTTTCAAATTCCTCCTCCGACTTGGCTATGGTTGAGTACCAAATGGTGACACTGCGCTCATCGGTGCTGGTGATGGTGACCTCGACCGAGTCGTTGTAGGTGCCGCCTGCCGGGCTCACTTGCGGCGTGGCAAGGGGCGGATTGGGCACAACGGTCACCCTCATGGTGGCCACACCGGGCAAGTAGGTCTCGTTGCCGGCAAAGCGGGCTGTGATGGTCACCGTCTTCTGCTCGGTCACATAGGAGGAGTAGAGCATGCCCATCTCGTCGACCGAGCACACTTGCCAGTCGCTGCTGGTGTAGGTCACGGGCTCCACCTTGTGGGGGTTGATCAGGTCGGCATATCCGTCCTTGCCGCTCAGCAGCGACAAGCTGTCGACATAGAACCGCAGCTCGGGCGACTTGCGTATCACATATTGTGCCTGGGCAATGTCGCTGTAGTCGGTGCCGTTGTAGGCCACGGCCTTGAGCGTGGTGGTGGTGTCGATGACGACCGGGGCGCTATAGAGCTTGCGCGTGCCGCCATCGAGGCGCGGGTTGGAATTGTCGGTGGTGTAGTACACGCTCAGCCCCTGGCCTGCTGCAATGGTCACTTGCTGGGCCGAGTCGTAGGTGCCGGCTGCCGGGTTGAAGGTGGGGGCAGCCACGCTTGAGGCGGCCACCTCATAGTCGATTTCTATCTTTTTGATATACAAGGTGCCCTTGGCCTCCGAGGTGGGGTCGATGCTGATTTCGATCTTGCCCTCGGCAGCGGCGGCCTCGCTGGCACTCTTAAACTCGTAATCGGCCAGCGTGGCGGTCATGGCAGCCTTGTCAGTGCCGTTGCACTGGTATTTCACGCCGTTCACCGTCACGCTCAAGTCGGCCTGGTTCTCGTTCTTGTTGGTGCGCGTTTGCACGCGCACGGCCCGCACTTTGCCAGCAAGCGACTCGGTCCACAGCGAGGTGTGGGTCGACGCTTCGAGATTGGTGCCTATGGTCTGGCCCGACTTGGCCGTGTAGGCATACTTGTGGGTGCCTGTCGAGGCAATACTCCACGTGAGGGTGTTGAGCTCGGTGGTGTACACGTCTTTTTCTACATAGTTGGTGCCGAAGTTGTAGAAACCTTGCGAGGTGTTGTCGCTGTGGCTTTTGTTCCACTCAAAGGTCCAGGTTTTCAACTCGGCGTTCATCGATAGGGGCAATGCCGCCATGATGAAGGCTAATAAGAGGAATAGCGTTTTTCTCATAAATAATAAAGGGTTTGTTGGTCTATACAAATTTATCCACCTAAAGTACACTAAATGTTGCAAAACTGCAAGTTTTTGTCTTGTTTTTGTAAAAAATGCAGCGATATTGGCCCTTTTTTGTGATTTTGAGGCATTGCTGTCCTGCCACAACAACGCAGGGCCACGCCGTGGCGCGACCCTGTGTTGTGATGTGAAGGGAGAAAAAGTGTTGACGCTCCTGTTGTTGCCCCGATGCGGCTACTGCTTGCTGCTGAGCACGATGTTGACCAGTGCGGTGACATCGCTCACGTCGATGTCGCCGTCGGTGTTGATGTCGCACACGGCATCGTCATAGCTGGCCAGACCCAGCACTTTGTTGATGAGCGAGGTGACGTCGCTCACGTCGACAGTGCCGTCGGCATTTACATCGCCCTCAAGTGTGTCGTCGTCCCCGTGGCTTTCATATTTCACGGTCACGTTGTCGACATAGCTGTAGCTCGATGAGCTGCCGCTGAACAAGGAAATCTTCAGCAGCACGGGCTCGGTTGTGCCAATCTGGAACTCGCCCTCGCTTGCCGACTGGGCGTTGACGCGCAGATAGGTGGTGCCCGAGTAGGTCTTGGCATTGGTCCATGTGGTGCCGCCGTTGGTCGAGTAGTAGCACCGCACCACAGCTGCACTGCTGGTGGGATTGTAGTAGTTGAAGCTCATGGTGTTTACCGCCTCGTTCACTGCCACGGTAGTGTGGATGTCGCCGCCCTTGAGCAGGCCGGCAGCCTTGGTGCCGTCGCACCAGCCGGCCTCGGGCTCGGCCACGATGGCCTTGGTGAAGTCCCACTTTGAGAATGTGCCTTGCATGCCTGTGGCGTC
This window contains:
- a CDS encoding PKD domain-containing protein, whose product is MRKTLFLLLAFIMAALPLSMNAELKTWTFEWNKSHSDNTSQGFYNFGTNYVEKDVYTTELNTLTWSIASTGTHKYAYTAKSGQTIGTNLEASTHTSLWTESLAGKVRAVRVQTRTNKNENQADLSVTVNGVKYQCNGTDKAAMTATLADYEFKSASEAAAAEGKIEISIDPTSEAKGTLYIKKIEIDYEVAASSVAAPTFNPAAGTYDSAQQVTIAAGQGLSVYYTTDNSNPRLDGGTRKLYSAPVVIDTTTTLKAVAYNGTDYSDIAQAQYVIRKSPELRFYVDSLSLLSGKDGYADLINPHKVEPVTYTSSDWQVCSVDEMGMLYSSYVTEQKTVTITARFAGNETYLPGVATMRVTVVPNPPLATPQVSPAGGTYNDSVEVTITSTDERSVTIWYSTIAKSEEEFESDYTKSTVVEGKEAKFTIDKSCTLYVMTRGYNVNSPVMKYQFTINTALKADFATDRSYITRYAQNFDNTDSLKQWTVGSGWKLADNKFSTIDPTDKLSIAVGYNDGTGSTTLTSPEFTVEPNSEVSFYARFSAVFLVYGSWQFNVVNTATGETTQLLDAFKWAQDNNYTGPKWNRFEYNLKQFEGQKVKFQFNYNYGGEDLALDNFALKVLDEQSAEAIHIFEGDSITFISTSLGDPDSLQWTLDGATPPASTLKTVTATYAHSGSYDVTLTVKRGTESNTITRKAYVVVSQQAPTAIIGLPEEGYESPFVGVFVPVNVPVTFRDLSTGNPTEWKWVFQNTDITSSTEQNPTVTYLDKGRFSVGLTAKNAAGQSNDVLTYAVQAGGAQYVWNISTEENTNLSKIDLGWYGNYAGSNWLGMRRFAEQYKAPLADATIDSVAVYFASNATVSPDSTIVLTVNAVDDKGNPGQILGTTSIKASQIKYSDDDYLATVFKLAQPVKLSKGQKFFVAVGPFPNATDEASYKTDDIAIFCLRRPVGGKCTTWHELEDQDENGRSLGTYSWLPNTDDPVSMAIAPVVTYDALSTAVTTVEQSNPSNSKIVAIYTLSGMQVDSMEPGHIYIVKRADGTASKVKIVK